A genomic window from Methylorubrum extorquens includes:
- a CDS encoding glycosyltransferase produces MTRPVGYYVHHQGAGHLQRAIALARALDAFGRPCTLMGSFAGLDVSGAPGPILDLPDDRLDRSFDGQDGAGQRPECFHYVPLNHPGIRARMGRIAAWAAENDPALIVVDVSAEVALLARLLSVPSLVVRLSGTRTDRPHLEAFRAASRLLAPFPEALDGGDVPAWVREKTLYGGFLGGMPAMPVPEEDGRIVVVFGRGGEGGRMDVLAQAADAVPDRAWHVLGPVTGTGAVPKNLHLHGWVTDVHPHLASAALVVGGAGDGLVTAVAGLGKRFLCLPEPRAYGEQEAKAAALERLGAAVVHRGWPDTAAWAGLVARGLALDPGIVRRLAAPDALARTATAIEALCRNAG; encoded by the coding sequence ATGACGCGTCCGGTCGGCTACTACGTCCACCATCAGGGCGCCGGGCATCTCCAGCGGGCGATCGCGCTCGCACGCGCGCTCGACGCGTTCGGGCGGCCCTGCACGCTGATGGGCAGCTTTGCCGGCCTCGACGTCTCGGGCGCGCCGGGCCCCATCCTCGACCTGCCCGACGACCGCCTCGACCGGAGTTTCGACGGGCAGGACGGCGCGGGGCAGCGACCCGAATGCTTCCACTACGTGCCGCTGAACCATCCCGGCATCCGCGCGCGGATGGGACGGATCGCCGCCTGGGCGGCGGAGAACGACCCGGCGCTGATCGTTGTTGATGTCTCGGCCGAGGTGGCTCTACTGGCCCGTCTCCTTTCGGTGCCGAGCCTCGTCGTGCGCCTGTCCGGCACCCGCACGGACCGGCCGCATCTGGAAGCGTTCCGCGCTGCCTCGCGCCTGCTCGCGCCCTTCCCCGAAGCGCTCGATGGCGGCGACGTGCCGGCCTGGGTGCGCGAGAAGACGCTCTACGGCGGCTTCCTCGGGGGAATGCCCGCGATGCCGGTGCCCGAGGAGGATGGGCGCATCGTCGTGGTGTTCGGGCGCGGCGGCGAGGGTGGGCGGATGGATGTACTCGCTCAGGCCGCCGACGCCGTGCCGGATAGAGCTTGGCACGTGCTCGGCCCGGTGACCGGCACGGGCGCGGTTCCGAAAAACCTGCACCTGCACGGCTGGGTCACGGATGTGCACCCGCACCTCGCCTCCGCCGCCCTCGTGGTCGGGGGCGCGGGCGACGGGCTCGTCACCGCGGTGGCAGGTCTCGGCAAGCGCTTCCTATGCCTGCCCGAGCCCCGCGCCTACGGCGAGCAGGAGGCCAAGGCGGCGGCGCTGGAGCGGCTCGGCGCGGCCGTCGTCCATCGCGGCTGGCCGGACACCGCCGCCTGGGCCGGCCTCGTCGCTCGCGGCCTCGCCCTCGATCCGGGCATCGTTCGGCGCCTTGCCGCGCCCGATGCGCTCGCACGCACGGCCACCGCGATCGAGGCCCTATGCCGGAACGCGGGCTGA
- a CDS encoding glycosyltransferase family 2 protein produces MSTISVVTLNKGRDAHLARLIEGLARGPAPAECVVVQMAPAPEPLPATPFPLRQVNFPSAGLPLAAARNAGRAAASGDILVFLDVDCIPSAGLVPALAAAARAHDGLVCGPIRYLPAGAVQDGWREADLLQAGLLHPARTFPASGVAETKNPGLFWSLAFAVRASTYDRLGGFDEGYDGYGAEDTDLAFRAAEIGVPVLLAGAPPAFHQHHLSCDPPLQHFADIVRNARRFRARHGLWPMDGWLDAFARLGLIGASREPDITLLRGPSPEEIAAARVPPERPF; encoded by the coding sequence GTGAGCACCATCAGCGTCGTCACGCTCAACAAGGGGCGCGACGCCCATCTTGCCCGACTGATCGAGGGGCTCGCCCGCGGGCCTGCTCCCGCCGAATGCGTCGTCGTCCAGATGGCCCCCGCCCCCGAGCCGCTGCCGGCGACGCCGTTCCCGCTGCGGCAAGTTAATTTCCCGAGTGCCGGCCTGCCGCTCGCCGCCGCGCGCAATGCAGGCCGGGCGGCGGCCTCCGGCGACATCCTCGTCTTCCTGGATGTCGATTGCATCCCCTCCGCCGGCCTCGTTCCGGCGCTAGCTGCGGCCGCACGCGCCCATGACGGCCTCGTCTGCGGGCCGATCCGCTACCTGCCCGCGGGTGCGGTGCAGGACGGTTGGCGGGAAGCCGACCTCCTGCAGGCCGGCCTCCTCCACCCGGCCCGGACCTTCCCGGCCAGCGGCGTGGCGGAGACGAAGAATCCCGGCCTGTTCTGGTCGCTCGCCTTCGCCGTGCGCGCCTCGACCTACGACCGCCTCGGCGGGTTCGACGAGGGCTATGACGGCTACGGCGCCGAGGATACCGATCTCGCCTTCCGCGCGGCTGAGATCGGCGTGCCGGTGCTGCTGGCGGGCGCCCCCCCGGCCTTCCACCAACACCACCTCTCCTGCGACCCGCCGCTCCAGCATTTCGCCGACATCGTCCGCAACGCCCGCCGCTTCCGCGCCCGGCACGGGCTCTGGCCGATGGACGGCTGGCTCGACGCCTTCGCCCGGCTCGGCCTGATCGGCGCGAGCCGCGAGCCCGACATCACCCTCCTGCGCGGCCCGAGCCCGGAGGAGATCGCCGCCGCGCGCGTGCCGCCGGAGCGGCCGTTCTAA
- a CDS encoding PIG-L deacetylase family protein, translating to MRADAFLEAVKALPVAPLATLVPDGGGLVVVAPHPDDESLGCGGLIAQAVREGRPVRVVIVSNGCGSHPNSKAYPHDRLRDLRETETVAAMAELGLAAEHVRFLRLPDGGVPSEGAGAEAAADRIADIARDAGASALFVTWRHDPHCDHTASAAIVGLAQARLPGITAYAYPVWGWTLPPEREVGPAPDGYRLAVEDERAAKRRAVEAHASQVSGLIADDPSGFQLQPAMIDRLCGPHEWYIALR from the coding sequence ATGCGTGCCGACGCCTTCCTCGAGGCCGTGAAGGCCCTGCCCGTCGCCCCGCTTGCCACCCTGGTGCCGGATGGGGGCGGCCTCGTCGTGGTCGCGCCCCACCCCGATGACGAGAGCCTCGGCTGCGGCGGGCTGATCGCGCAGGCCGTGCGAGAGGGCCGCCCTGTCCGCGTCGTCATCGTCAGCAACGGCTGCGGCTCGCACCCGAACTCCAAGGCCTATCCGCACGACCGCCTGCGGGATCTTCGCGAGACCGAGACCGTGGCGGCGATGGCCGAACTCGGGCTGGCGGCCGAGCATGTCCGCTTCCTGCGCCTGCCCGATGGCGGCGTGCCGAGCGAGGGCGCGGGCGCCGAGGCGGCGGCGGACCGGATCGCCGACATCGCCCGAGACGCCGGGGCGAGCGCCCTGTTCGTGACGTGGCGGCACGATCCCCATTGCGACCATACCGCCTCGGCCGCCATCGTCGGCCTCGCCCAGGCCCGTCTTCCCGGTATCACGGCCTATGCCTACCCGGTCTGGGGTTGGACTCTGCCGCCGGAGCGCGAGGTCGGGCCGGCGCCCGACGGCTACCGCCTCGCAGTGGAGGACGAGCGCGCGGCCAAGCGGCGGGCGGTGGAGGCGCACGCCTCGCAGGTCTCCGGGCTGATCGCGGACGATCCGTCCGGCTTCCAGTTGCAGCCGGCGATGATCGACCGGCTCTGCGGCCCGCACGAGTGGTACATCGCGCTGCGCTGA
- the queC gene encoding 7-cyano-7-deazaguanine synthase QueC: MPEDAVAGGEAGALVLFSGGQDSATCLAWALDRFPHVETLGFDYGQRHRVELDRREALRQGLTALDPTWGGRLGPDHTLALAALGEISDTALTRDSAIALAKDGLPNTFVPGRNLAFLTFAAALAYRRGLRHIVGGMCETDYSGYPDCRDDTIKALQVALNLGMERRFVLHTPLMWIDKAQTWALAEALGGRALVELVVEESHTCYLGERGARHEWGYGCGTCPACDLRTKGFARYLSARAD, from the coding sequence GTGCCGGAGGACGCCGTGGCGGGCGGTGAGGCCGGTGCGCTGGTGCTGTTCTCCGGCGGCCAGGATTCGGCGACCTGCCTCGCCTGGGCGCTCGACCGCTTCCCCCATGTGGAGACGCTCGGCTTCGATTACGGCCAGCGTCACCGGGTCGAACTCGATCGGCGCGAGGCCCTGCGGCAGGGCCTGACCGCCCTCGATCCGACCTGGGGAGGCCGGCTCGGGCCGGATCACACGCTGGCGCTGGCCGCACTCGGCGAGATCTCCGACACGGCGCTGACCCGCGACAGCGCGATCGCGCTGGCAAAAGACGGTCTGCCCAACACCTTCGTGCCCGGCCGCAACCTCGCCTTCCTCACCTTCGCCGCCGCGCTCGCCTACCGCCGGGGCCTGCGCCACATCGTCGGCGGCATGTGCGAGACCGATTACTCGGGCTATCCCGATTGCCGCGACGACACGATCAAGGCGCTGCAGGTCGCGCTCAACCTCGGCATGGAGCGCCGCTTCGTGCTGCACACGCCCCTGATGTGGATCGACAAGGCGCAGACCTGGGCGCTGGCTGAGGCTCTGGGCGGGCGGGCGCTCGTGGAGCTCGTCGTCGAGGAGAGCCATACCTGCTATCTCGGCGAGCGCGGGGCGCGCCACGAATGGGGCTACGGCTGCGGCACCTGCCCGGCCTGCGATCTGCGCACCAAAGGATTTGCGCGCTACCTCTCCGCGCGAGCGGACTGA